The region CCAAGCATCCTCCCCTTCCTGTGGCTTAGGCGTATAAACCTTTAAGATACGCTCTAGTAGAAACGTGGATAAATAGCACCATCCTCCAGGGAGTATAAGCCAAAATGGTAATGGTAGCACCCATAGTAGAAAGCCACAAAATATCGTTCCTGTAATCAAAAGAATGGTATATGGTAAATGTCTAAATTCCATCAATAAGGTCATCTTAAATATTCCACTTAATTTCAATTGAAACCTAGACAGGACCGGGAAGACGTAGGTTAAAAATCCTAACAACAAGAGAATGAATGCATCATAAATAATGATGATCGTAAGGGAACTTGTATTCTCCCCTTTTGCAACAAACTCTCTATTCATATAAAATAAAGCTCCAATCATAATTGCGATGATTGTTATGAAACCACCTGGTAATAATGTTCTTTTAAAGGACCTAAAGAACTCTTTCGCTGGATAACTTCTTTCTTTTCGAACAGATTTCACCATCGCATAATAGAATGATGTAATAGAGCTACCGATTGTTATAATGGGAAGGCAGCATAAAATAAACAATACATTCAACATAACGATATGTCCAATCTTCGTCATCGTTGTAATAATTTTTCCATCAGAACTTAACCATTCTGTCATAGCTAAATCACCTCCCTCATAGTAATTTCCCACACATTACATGATAAATATTCTATCTATTCATAAATTGGGTAATTCTTTAAGTCTGGTAGTTTATCTAGTGTTATAACACTATCATGGGCATAGACCTTCTTAACCATATACTCCTCTGTATACTGTTCTGATAGCCAGTTAATCAAAGCGGATTTTGTAACAAATTCGCCACCCCATGTTGCAAAAAATCCCCACATTGCACCATCACGAATTGCTAAATCCGGGTCAAACAGACAACCATTTTCAGATAATACGACCATCTTTTTTGCTTGTG is a window of Lachnoclostridium phytofermentans ISDg DNA encoding:
- a CDS encoding YesL family protein; this encodes MTEWLSSDGKIITTMTKIGHIVMLNVLFILCCLPIITIGSSITSFYYAMVKSVRKERSYPAKEFFRSFKRTLLPGGFITIIAIMIGALFYMNREFVAKGENTSSLTIIIIYDAFILLLLGFLTYVFPVLSRFQLKLSGIFKMTLLMEFRHLPYTILLITGTIFCGFLLWVLPLPFWLILPGGWCYLSTFLLERILKVYTPKPQEGEDAWYYE